One window of Camelina sativa cultivar DH55 chromosome 4, Cs, whole genome shotgun sequence genomic DNA carries:
- the LOC104779554 gene encoding protein indeterminate-domain 4, chloroplastic, translating into MSSSSYNTSVIPSSSSSAQPFFITSSGAGDNDFNRKDTFMSSMIQQPNSSAPPPKKRRNQPGNPNPDAEVVALSPKTLMATNRFICDVCNKGFQREQNLQLHRRGHNLPWKLKQKSTKEVKRKVYLCPEPTCVHHDPSRALGDLTGIKKHYYRKHGEKKWKCEKCSKRYAVQSDWKAHSKTCGTKEYRCDCGTIFSRRDSYITHRAFCDALIQETARNPAVSFTSMAAASSGAGSGGIYGRLGGASALSHHHMSGHPSSGFSPLAGYNLNIASSENRRDFVPQSSNPNFLLQCSSSQGMLTTTPNNNDQSFMNQHGLIQFDPVDNINLKSSSTNNSFFNLGFFQENTKNSETSLPSLYSTDVLVQHREENLNAGSNVSATALLQKATQMGSVTSNDSALFRGLASSSNPSSVIGNHFGGGQILENDNGNLQGLMNSLAAVNGGSSGSGGNIFDVHFGNNGNMSGSDKLTLDFLGVGGMVRNVNRGGGGGGSSRGGVSLDGEAKFPEQNHPFGRG; encoded by the exons ATGTCGTCATCATCATATAACACTAGCGTTattccttcatcatcatcctctgctCAGCCGTTCTTCATCACCAGCTCAGGCGCCGGAGATAACGACTTCAACCGGAAAGATACTTTTATGTCGTCAATGATTCAACAACCTAACTCCTCAGCTCCACCACCCAAGAAACGAAGAAACCAACCCGGAAACCCAA ATCCTGATGCGGAAGTGGTAGCATTATCTCCGAAGACACTAATGGCTACAAACAGATTCATATGCGATGTATGCAACAAAGGGtttcaaagagaacaaaatcTACAGCTTCACCGAAGAGGACACAATCTCCCATGGAAGCTGAAACAGAAGTCAACCAAAGAAGTGAAGAGGAAAGTATATCTTTGTCCGGAGCCCACGTGCGTTCACCATGACCCGTCACGTGCTCTCGGAGACCTCACCGGAATCAAGAAGCATTATTACCGTAAACATGGCGAAAAGAAGTGGAAATGCGAGAAATGTTCTAAGCGTTACGCTGTTCAATCTGATTGGAAGGCTCACTCTAAGACTTGTGGTACTAAAGAGTATCGATGTGACTGTGGTACCATCTTCTCTAG aCGTGATAGTTACATCACGCATAGGGCTTTCTGTGATGCATTGATACAAGAGACTGCAAGAAATCCTGCCGTGAGCTTTACGTCAATGGCAGCTGCTAGTAGCGGTGCTGGCTCTGGTGGAATTTACGGGAGACTTGGTGGTGCCAGCGCTCTCTCGCACCATCATATGAGTGGTCATCCAAGTTCTGGATTTTCCCCTCTCGCAGGTTACAATCTGAACATTGCATCTTCTGAAAATAGGAGAGACTTTGTTCCGCAATCATCAAACCCTAACTTCCTACTCCAATGCTCTTCGAGCCAAGGAATGTTAACTACGACACCAAACAACAATGATCAGAGTTTCATGAACCAGCACGGTCTGATACAGTTTGATCCGGTCGACAACATCAACCTCAAGAGTAGCAGTACCAACAACAGCTTCTTCAACCTCGGATTCTTTCAAGAAAACACCAAGAACTCGGAGACTAGTCTTCCTTCTCTCTATAGCACCGACGTTCTTGTTCAACACCGTGAAGAAAACTTGAACGCGGGTTCTAACGTGTCAGCCACGGCACTTCTTCAGAAAGCCACACAAATGGGTTCAGTCACAAGCAACGATTCTGCTTTGTTCAGAGGCTTAGCATCTTCGTCTAATCCATCAAGTGTAATCGGTAATCACTTTGGTGGAGGACAAATTCTGGAGAATGATAACGGAAACCTTCAAGGTCTTATGAACTCATTAGCGGCCGTTAATGGCGGCAGCAGTGGATCCGGAGGCAATATCTTCGACGTCCATTTTGGAAACAATGGAAATATGAGCGGCTCAGATAAGTTAACGTTAGAttttcttggagttggaggaatGGTGAGAAATGTGAATcgcggcggcggtggtggtggcagTAGTCGTGGCGGAGTTTCTTTGGATGGTGAAGCGAAATTTCCCGAGCAAAATCATCCATTTGGAAGAGGTTga